A region from the Triticum urartu cultivar G1812 chromosome 1, Tu2.1, whole genome shotgun sequence genome encodes:
- the LOC125517999 gene encoding pentatricopeptide repeat-containing protein At4g14170-like, which produces MPAPATLAAFNTLVASLARSGRPSQALLAFRDMLARGFPPDHFTLPPVLRSCALTGSAALAASSHALSVKLGAHGNLFVASALVQCYAGMSNLPDARRLFDGMRERDAVLWTSMLSAYAQGGQPEEALRLFQGMVVAEVQLDAVVMVSLLLACGQLGWRRHGRSVHACCVRMFLGMPLSLGNALVDMYVKCGELEFAERVFSAMPRRDVISWSALIVGHGLNGRPDVALRLFDEMVAKGVEQNSVTFLGALSACAHSGMVDKAYAIFEQMKQRGINRELKHYSCMADALGRAGRVVEAVNLIEEMPCQPDEAILGSVLAACRVHGEMDAAERISKRLMSMSPAKSGYYMSLANIYSDAGRYGDAERIRGFMKEVKVDKLPGYSSVELDVSVSESKNV; this is translated from the coding sequence ATGCCGGCTCCCGCCACGCTCGCCGCCTTCAACACCCTCGTCGCCTCGCTCGCGCGCTCCGGCCGCCCCTCGCAGGCGCTCCTCGCCTTCCGTGACATGCTCGCGCGGGGCTTCCCTCCCGACCACTTCACCCTGCCCCCGGTCCTCCGCAGCTGCGCGCTCACCGGATCCGCCGCCCTGGCCGCCTCCTCGCACGCCCTCTCCGTCAAGCTCGGCGCCCACGGAAACCTCTTCGTGGCGTCCGCGCTCGTGCAGTGCTACGCGGGCATGTCCAACCTCCCCGACGCGCGGAGGCTGTTCGACGGAATGCGCGAGAGGGACGCCGTTCTGTGGACGTCCATGCTGTCCGCGTACGCGCAGGGTGGGCAGCCGGAGGAGGCTCTGCGGCTGTTCCAGGGGATGGTGGTGGCCGAGGTGCAGCTGGATGCCGTGGTCATGGTCAGCCTTCTTCTCGCGTGTGGACAGCTCGGGTGGCGGCGCCATGGGAGAAGCGTGCATGCGTGCTGCGTCCGGATGTTCCTGGGGATGCCGCTGTCTCTGGGGAACGCGCTTGTCGACATGTACGTCAAGTGCGGCGAGCTTGAATTCGCCGAACGCGTATTTTCTGCGATGCCCAGGCGGGATGTTATCTCGTGGAGCGCTCTGATTGTTGGCCATGGTTTGAATGGGCGTCCTGATGTCGCTTTGAGGCTCTTCGATGAAATGGTGGCCAAAGGAGTGGAACAGAACTCGGTCACCTTTCTCGGCGCCCTGTCGGCCTGTGCGCATTCAGGCATGGTGGACAAAGCGTATGCTATATTCGAGCAGATGAAACAGCGGGGCATCAACCGTGAGCTGAAGCATTACTCTTGCATGGCTGATGCGTTAGGGAGGGCAGGCCGTGTTGTTGAAGCAGTAAATCTCATAGAGGAGATGCCTTGCCAGCCTGACGAGGCTATCCTTGGTAGTGTATTGGCAGCTTGCCGGGTGCATGGTGAAATGGATGCTGCTGAACGGATTTCAAAGAGATTGATGAGCATGTCTCCTGCAAAGAGCGGCTACTACATGAGCTTGGCAAACATATATTCAGATGCTGGAAGGTATGGTGATGCAGAGAGAATAAGAGGCTTCATGAAGGAAGTTAAAGTCGACAAGCTTCCTGGATATAGTTCAGTTGAACTCGATGTTTCCGTCTCTGAATCAAAAAATGTATAA